A single region of the Hoeflea prorocentri genome encodes:
- a CDS encoding ATP-binding cassette domain-containing protein — protein sequence MSDQTPILELRDVDKSFGPIEVLRDINLKVRPGEVLCLLGDNGAGKSTLIKTLAGVHQPTRGEILMDGKPVVFEGPRQAQDAGIATVHQFGGTFPLMSIGRSFFAGVEPTKGFGPLQFFDRKKANAIAVKAVRDFGITRIDDGDRLVGGLSGGERQSLAIARAVHFGARVLILDEPTAALGVKQAAHVLRIVNETKRRGLAVIFITHQVMHAMSVGDHFAVLIRGAVAADFRKGEKSREEITDLMAGGETMADLEAAIEGPADQAQP from the coding sequence ATGTCCGACCAAACTCCGATCCTGGAACTGCGCGATGTCGACAAATCATTCGGGCCGATCGAGGTGCTGCGCGACATCAATCTCAAGGTGAGGCCCGGCGAAGTGCTGTGTCTTCTTGGCGACAATGGTGCCGGCAAGTCAACGCTGATCAAGACTCTGGCCGGAGTGCACCAGCCGACGCGCGGCGAGATACTGATGGATGGAAAGCCCGTGGTTTTCGAAGGGCCGCGACAGGCGCAGGATGCCGGTATCGCCACCGTGCATCAATTTGGCGGCACCTTCCCGCTCATGTCCATCGGGCGCAGTTTTTTTGCCGGCGTGGAACCGACAAAAGGTTTTGGTCCTCTGCAGTTTTTTGACCGCAAGAAAGCCAATGCCATCGCGGTAAAGGCCGTGCGGGATTTCGGCATCACGCGAATTGACGATGGAGACCGGCTGGTCGGTGGGTTGTCGGGCGGCGAACGGCAGTCGCTTGCCATTGCGCGTGCCGTGCACTTTGGCGCGCGTGTTCTGATCCTCGATGAGCCGACCGCTGCCCTGGGTGTGAAACAGGCGGCACACGTACTGCGCATAGTGAACGAAACGAAGCGACGTGGCCTGGCCGTGATCTTTATTACCCACCAGGTCATGCACGCGATGTCGGTCGGAGATCACTTCGCGGTACTCATCCGCGGAGCGGTCGCGGCAGATTTCCGCAAGGGCGAAAAATCCCGCGAAGAAATAACCGATCTGATGGCCGGAGGTGAAACGATGGCGGATCTGGAGGCCGCCATTGAGGGCCCTGCGGATCAGGCCCAACCTTGA
- a CDS encoding Gfo/Idh/MocA family oxidoreductase, translating to MTVRIAVIGTGQMGADHAKIVARNLPGAKLQVVCDAHKANAETVAESLGAADVAFDAEAVIARSDVDALILATPDSTHAPLSLACIKAGKKVLCEKPLSQSSAECLEVMAAEQAAGEKFVQVGFMRRYDQSYVEMKAALADGKLGRALIMHNFHRNVEIPIDDFTGAMAITNSAPHEFDVARHVLGVEYATISAYQPTRSDTAVAPVVMVLETTDGQLVTIEINNNAAYGYDVRAELVGEAGSIAMNQVAYTRTDLALSSATRYDADWRTRYAEAYLRQNTAFLSFVETGIFPEIGSDSWDGYCAAFVAEAGVEALASGAKTPVKMVQKPEFYS from the coding sequence TTGACAGTTAGAATTGCCGTTATCGGCACCGGCCAAATGGGCGCGGATCATGCGAAGATCGTTGCCCGGAACCTGCCCGGTGCAAAACTGCAGGTCGTGTGTGATGCACACAAGGCCAATGCCGAAACTGTCGCCGAAAGCCTGGGGGCGGCCGACGTGGCCTTTGACGCCGAAGCGGTGATCGCACGCTCCGATGTCGACGCGCTTATTCTGGCCACGCCCGACTCGACACATGCGCCCCTGAGCCTTGCCTGTATCAAGGCAGGCAAGAAAGTGCTGTGCGAAAAACCCCTGTCGCAGTCCTCAGCCGAATGCCTTGAGGTCATGGCTGCAGAACAGGCCGCCGGCGAGAAATTCGTGCAGGTGGGCTTCATGCGCCGTTACGACCAATCCTATGTGGAGATGAAGGCTGCGCTGGCCGATGGCAAGCTCGGTCGTGCGCTGATCATGCACAATTTCCACCGCAACGTTGAAATACCGATTGACGATTTCACCGGGGCAATGGCGATTACCAACTCCGCCCCGCACGAATTCGACGTGGCGCGCCACGTTCTGGGCGTCGAATACGCCACCATCTCGGCCTATCAGCCGACGCGCTCGGACACCGCTGTCGCGCCGGTGGTGATGGTTTTGGAAACCACCGACGGCCAGCTCGTGACCATCGAGATCAACAACAACGCCGCTTACGGTTACGATGTACGGGCAGAGCTTGTCGGCGAGGCCGGCAGTATCGCCATGAACCAGGTCGCCTACACCCGCACGGATTTGGCGCTGTCAAGCGCCACCCGCTATGACGCGGACTGGCGTACCCGCTACGCGGAAGCCTATCTGCGCCAGAACACGGCGTTCCTGTCATTTGTTGAAACCGGGATTTTTCCGGAAATCGGATCCGATAGCTGGGATGGGTATTGCGCGGCATTTGTCGCCGAAGCTGGTGTGGAGGCGCTTGCCTCAGGCGCCAAGACGCCGGTGAAGATGGTTCAAAAACCGGAATTCTACTCATGA
- a CDS encoding sugar phosphate isomerase/epimerase family protein yields the protein MKLAFVSDSLSVMPLNELLDNAARMGVHGVEINTCGFSTAPHFDLDGMLGNSQAQKEFRAEFAARELEIVSFNANGNPLHPASTAHSDKLKDTIRVAGEMGIRTVCAMSGLPAGNATDTMPNWVVASWPPETQTMLKYQWEEKLIPYWTDIAEFAREHGVERIALEMFANQCVYNTPSLLKLREAVGPVIGANLDPSHLFWMGADPLMIPEALGEAIHHVHAKDTLLNAPVQATTSLLETGSLTDIPARSWSYVTLGIGHGEEWWRQFCYRLKMAGYDGWVSIEHEDVLLNSLEGLEKSVSLLRNVMPEAAADFQLQDI from the coding sequence ATGAAGCTGGCATTCGTTTCAGACAGTCTGAGCGTCATGCCGCTTAACGAGTTGCTCGATAATGCCGCGCGCATGGGCGTACATGGCGTGGAAATCAATACCTGCGGATTTTCCACCGCGCCCCATTTCGATCTTGACGGCATGCTTGGCAACAGCCAGGCGCAAAAGGAATTTCGCGCCGAATTTGCCGCGCGGGAACTCGAGATTGTCAGCTTCAACGCCAACGGCAACCCACTGCATCCGGCCAGTACCGCGCATAGCGACAAGCTGAAGGACACGATCCGCGTTGCCGGTGAGATGGGCATCAGGACCGTTTGCGCCATGTCCGGCCTGCCCGCTGGAAATGCGACCGACACCATGCCCAATTGGGTTGTGGCCAGCTGGCCGCCCGAGACCCAGACCATGTTGAAATACCAATGGGAGGAGAAGCTTATCCCCTATTGGACTGACATTGCCGAATTCGCCAGGGAGCATGGCGTCGAGCGCATTGCTCTGGAAATGTTCGCAAATCAATGCGTCTACAATACACCGTCCCTGTTGAAACTGCGCGAAGCGGTCGGGCCGGTCATCGGGGCAAATCTCGACCCTTCGCACCTTTTTTGGATGGGTGCGGATCCGCTCATGATCCCTGAAGCGCTGGGAGAAGCGATCCATCATGTGCATGCCAAAGATACGCTTTTGAATGCCCCCGTGCAGGCAACGACCAGCCTTCTTGAAACTGGATCGCTAACGGATATCCCGGCGCGCAGCTGGTCTTATGTCACGCTCGGCATCGGCCATGGCGAGGAGTGGTGGCGGCAATTCTGCTACCGGCTGAAAATGGCCGGATATGACGGCTGGGTCTCGATTGAGCACGAAGACGTGCTTTTGAACTCTCTGGAAGGTCTGGAGAAATCCGTTTCGCTGTTGCGAAACGTCATGCCTGAAGCGGCGGCTGACTTTCAGCTGCAGGATATCTGA
- the iolG gene encoding inositol 2-dehydrogenase produces the protein MLNVGLLGAGRIAGVHATAISAHRESTLAAVSDVNIESAERLAQEYGTTARSTEEILADTSIDAVLIATSTDTHSDLIEAATEAGKAVLCEKPVDLDLGRARRCQQAIAGRNQPVMIGFNRRFDTHFATLKSALANGDIGKAELLSITSFDPAPPTVEYARGSGGLYRDMMIHDFDITNFILEELPVTVSAVGSSLVDPAIGALGDVDTAVVTMTYASGQIAVIKNSRRAVYGYDQRIELLGSDGLLQATNVLENTVVTSNKSGVTAAKPVHFFLERYMQAYSAEWAAFVEALKTGASPPSTLEDGINALMMAEAATHSAKTGVPVNLDTMTA, from the coding sequence ATGCTGAATGTTGGATTACTTGGGGCCGGTCGCATTGCTGGAGTTCACGCCACAGCGATCTCGGCTCACCGTGAGAGCACGCTTGCAGCGGTCTCGGATGTGAATATCGAGAGTGCGGAAAGGCTCGCGCAGGAATACGGCACCACGGCACGCAGCACTGAGGAGATCTTGGCCGATACGTCAATCGATGCCGTGTTGATCGCCACCTCAACCGATACGCATTCCGACCTGATCGAAGCAGCGACAGAAGCCGGTAAAGCCGTCCTGTGCGAGAAGCCGGTGGATCTGGACCTTGGTCGGGCGCGCCGGTGCCAACAGGCGATTGCCGGGCGCAATCAGCCGGTCATGATCGGCTTCAACCGGCGTTTTGACACCCATTTTGCAACACTGAAATCAGCGCTCGCCAATGGCGATATCGGCAAGGCGGAACTGCTGTCGATCACATCGTTCGACCCTGCGCCCCCGACCGTTGAATATGCAAGAGGGTCTGGCGGCCTTTACCGCGACATGATGATCCATGATTTCGACATAACCAATTTCATTCTGGAAGAACTGCCGGTCACAGTCAGCGCCGTTGGCTCGTCCCTCGTTGATCCCGCAATCGGCGCACTGGGAGATGTCGATACTGCCGTTGTGACGATGACCTATGCCAGCGGACAGATCGCAGTGATCAAGAACTCGCGCAGAGCAGTCTATGGCTACGATCAGCGTATCGAACTGTTGGGCTCCGACGGTCTCTTGCAGGCGACCAATGTGCTGGAAAACACAGTCGTTACCTCGAACAAGTCCGGCGTAACAGCCGCAAAGCCGGTCCACTTCTTCCTGGAGCGGTACATGCAGGCCTATAGCGCCGAGTGGGCGGCATTCGTCGAGGCACTCAAAACCGGAGCGTCGCCTCCGTCCACGTTGGAGGACGGCATCAACGCCTTGATGATGGCCGAGGCGGCAACGCATTCCGCAAAGACGGGTGTGCCGGTCAATCTTGACACAATGACGGCGTGA